The Streptomyces sp. NBC_01298 genome contains the following window.
GGCCGCGCGAGGGGTCGCAGCGGGCGGTTCCGGAACCGGTTTTGAGCACCCCGGAGGAGCAGGTAGTATTTTCGATGTCAGCAGGCGCCGCTAGCTCAGTTGGTTAGAGCAGCTGACTCTTAATCAGCGGGTCCGGGGTTCGAGTCCCTGGCGGCGCACCTGTCCTTCGGGCGGTTTCCGGTTTCACCGGGAACCGCCCGAAGTGTTTTCCGGGTGCTCGCGTGGGTGGGAGCCCGCCCGCCTCCCCCCTTCAGAGGGTGAGCGACAGCAGCAGCGGCGCGGCCTTGCGGTTCAGCACGTCGGCCGCGGCCCGCAGGCGGTGGGCGTGCTCCACGGGCAGCGACAGGGCCAGGCAGCCCACCGAGGCCCCGGCCGTGATCGGGACGGCCGCGCAGACCGTGCCGACGGCGTATTCCTGCAGGTCGAGCGTGGGCACCGTGGCCGGCTGGCTGTCCAGCTTCGAGAAGAGGATCCGCTCGTTCACGATGGTCTTCGAGGTCAGCCGGGCGATCTTGTGCCGGGACAGGTGGTCGCGCCGTCCGTCCAGGTCGAGCTGGGTCAGCAGGCACTTGCCCACCGCGCTGGCGTGGGCCGCCGAGCGGAAGTCGACCCACTCGTGGACCTTGGGGGTGCGCGGGCTGTCCGCGAACTGGGTGATCCGGACCTCGCCGTCCACGTACCGGCTGATGTAGACCGCGGCGCCGACGGAGTCCCGCAGCCGGTCCAGGGTGTCCTGGAGCTTGTCCTGCAGCGCCTGCTGGCGGTCGACGCCGGATCCGAGCAGCACGAGGGAGTCCCCGATGGCGTAGGCCCCGTCGGACACCTG
Protein-coding sequences here:
- a CDS encoding IclR family transcriptional regulator, which codes for MALKPEPTAPFHSVQYALRVLETVARHTGGVTDVQIARETGLPAVHLAPMLLMLRREGYVLQVSDGAYAIGDSLVLLGSGVDRQQALQDKLQDTLDRLRDSVGAAVYISRYVDGEVRITQFADSPRTPKVHEWVDFRSAAHASAVGKCLLTQLDLDGRRDHLSRHKIARLTSKTIVNERILFSKLDSQPATVPTLDLQEYAVGTVCAAVPITAGASVGCLALSLPVEHAHRLRAAADVLNRKAAPLLLSLTL